CAGTTGCCGATATTCTTTTACACGATCTCCGTCCAGTAGAAACGATGCAGGCGTGGTGTCAGCGTTACCCAGGGCGCGGTTACGGCGGTATGTTTGGCGAGTGGATTTATGCGGATTCCCCTCAACCCTATAACAGTTACGGTAACGGTGCGGCGATGCGCGTCTCACCAGCGGCGTTCTTGAACCGGGACGATCTGGAAGCTGCGCTCTCCGCCACCAATAAAGTAACCGAAATTACCCACAATCACCCAGAGGGCATAAAAGGCGCGCGTGCAACAACTTACGCCATCTGGCTCGCGTATCGAGGCGTGAAACCAGAGACGATTCGCGAGATTATCACCGCCGACTGTGGGTATGACTTAACGCAAACAGTAGACGACATCCGTCCCAGCTATACCTTTAATGTGACATGCCAGGGCACCGTGCCGCAGGCGATAACATGCGCACTGGAATCAGTCAGTTTTGAAGACGCAATCCGTAACGCCATCTCTCTCGGCGGCGATGCGGATACTCTCGCCGCTATCGCTGGTCCCATCGCTGAAGCATTACACGGCGTTCCGGATGAACTCATAGAACAGACAAAAACCCACTACCTCTCTGATGCCCCAGACATCCTTGAGGTGATACAGGAAATGTATCATTTGCAATAAACGCTTGACAAATAGATTAAGTTTGTTATGCTTAGGACTTACGCATTTCCTCTTAAAGTCCCCCTGATAAGCGGGGAATGCCATAAGGAGAACCTTCATACCGTTGATTGATTTAGGGGGTTTAAAGGACAAAAATTACCACTTTCTGCGTCTAAATTTCTGATATTTCCTTAATTTGCGTAAGCCCTGATGCT
The genomic region above belongs to Candidatus Poribacteria bacterium and contains:
- a CDS encoding ADP-ribosylglycohydrolase family protein, encoding MLGVIIGDIVGSIYEWDRIKTKNFPFFDDTCIFTDDSVCTVAVADILLHDLRPVETMQAWCQRYPGRGYGGMFGEWIYADSPQPYNSYGNGAAMRVSPAAFLNRDDLEAALSATNKVTEITHNHPEGIKGARATTYAIWLAYRGVKPETIREIITADCGYDLTQTVDDIRPSYTFNVTCQGTVPQAITCALESVSFEDAIRNAISLGGDADTLAAIAGPIAEALHGVPDELIEQTKTHYLSDAPDILEVIQEMYHLQ